Proteins co-encoded in one Ensifer sp. PDNC004 genomic window:
- a CDS encoding LysR family transcriptional regulator, with amino-acid sequence MKASLPELEAVAAIARLGGFRAAARELGVSSSSLSHAVLALEARLNVRLFNRTTRSVALTTAGEAFVAEILPALAAIDNAVERATESQARPSGMLRLNTSPGAAKMVLRPLLIEYLRRYPDMALEVATDNALVDIVALGFDAGFRLAEAVPPDMIAVPVAPQSRMIVVGSPEYFRERTVPLRPGDLMQHACIRARMASGRIYHWEFSRRGESTEIDVPGPLTLDDSELMLQAALCGVGLAYLSDHHVRDHVKAGRLLPVLEEWTPPYDGLCLYFPGRRHVPAKLRALIDLVRELRSGNARSPEAHALSTPSCVP; translated from the coding sequence ATGAAGGCGAGCTTGCCCGAACTGGAGGCCGTGGCGGCGATCGCGCGGCTCGGCGGCTTTCGGGCCGCTGCCCGGGAACTCGGGGTTTCGTCCTCGTCGTTGAGCCATGCCGTCCTGGCCCTGGAGGCGCGGCTCAACGTGCGCCTGTTCAACCGCACGACGCGATCGGTGGCGCTGACGACGGCCGGCGAGGCTTTCGTTGCCGAGATCCTGCCGGCGCTTGCCGCCATCGACAACGCGGTCGAGCGGGCGACGGAATCCCAGGCGCGGCCGAGCGGAATGCTGCGGCTCAACACGTCGCCGGGAGCGGCGAAGATGGTTCTGCGGCCGCTGCTGATCGAGTATCTGCGGCGCTACCCGGACATGGCGCTGGAGGTTGCGACCGACAATGCGCTGGTGGATATCGTGGCACTCGGTTTCGATGCCGGGTTTCGCCTCGCCGAAGCGGTTCCGCCAGATATGATCGCCGTTCCGGTGGCGCCTCAGTCACGCATGATCGTCGTGGGGTCGCCGGAGTATTTTCGTGAAAGAACGGTGCCGCTGCGGCCGGGCGATCTGATGCAACATGCCTGCATCCGGGCGCGCATGGCGAGCGGCAGGATCTACCACTGGGAGTTTTCCCGGCGTGGAGAAAGCACCGAAATCGATGTGCCGGGACCGCTCACTCTCGACGACAGCGAGCTCATGCTTCAGGCGGCCCTTTGCGGGGTGGGATTGGCCTATCTCTCCGATCACCACGTGCGCGACCACGTCAAGGCCGGGCGCCTGCTTCCGGTGCTGGAGGAGTGGACGCCGCCATATGACGGACTCTGCCTCTATTTTCCTGGCCGCCGACACGTGCCGGCGAAACTGCGTGCCTTGATCGATCTGGTTCGGGAGCTTCGCTCCGGGAACGCCCGCTCCCCCGAAGCGCACGCTCTCTCCACGCCTTCGTGCGTGCCTTGA
- a CDS encoding aldehyde dehydrogenase family protein produces the protein MKIIEQMYVDGAFVAPHGDERFALFNPATEEKIGEVRLGDAQDARAAIAAAKRAFPAMRRTTPAERIAMLHALRQAVAASADTLRAAMATEYGAPQSFLAFSVPHAANVFDVAAKTVADYAFTRRVGNAEVVMEPVGVAAAITPWNSNIGFICTKLATAIAAGTTIVIKPSEMSAIQTQILLEALHEAGLPDGVLNVVNGYGHLVGAELSRHPDIAKVTFTGSTTTGREILRSAAESFKRVTLELGGKGPQILLDDADLDRAIPHILASAFRNSGQACIAGTRLLVSRQSHAEVMSRLAQAVSALRTGPSSDPASDIGPMVSARHWERVQSYIRLGQEEGATLLVGGEGRPDGLDRGWFVRPTVFSNVANDMRIAREEVFGPVLSVLSYDTEAEAIAIANDSEYGLQSYVLGTDAERMRGVARRLETGRVVINEAPAGTQAPFGGFKHSGIGREFGSFGLDAFLEPKAIIG, from the coding sequence ATGAAGATCATTGAGCAGATGTATGTCGATGGCGCTTTCGTTGCGCCTCACGGCGACGAGCGCTTCGCGCTTTTCAATCCCGCCACGGAGGAAAAGATCGGCGAGGTTCGGCTGGGCGACGCGCAGGATGCACGCGCGGCGATTGCTGCCGCGAAACGTGCTTTCCCTGCCATGCGACGAACGACACCGGCCGAACGGATCGCCATGCTGCATGCGTTGAGGCAGGCCGTCGCTGCCAGCGCCGATACCCTTCGCGCGGCCATGGCCACCGAGTACGGCGCGCCGCAGTCCTTCCTCGCCTTCTCCGTGCCGCACGCGGCAAACGTGTTCGACGTCGCGGCAAAGACCGTGGCCGACTACGCCTTCACCCGACGCGTCGGTAATGCGGAGGTGGTGATGGAACCGGTTGGCGTGGCTGCGGCAATCACGCCCTGGAACAGCAATATCGGCTTCATCTGCACCAAGCTTGCAACCGCGATCGCCGCCGGCACGACCATCGTGATCAAGCCGTCGGAAATGAGCGCCATCCAGACCCAGATCCTCCTCGAAGCCTTGCACGAAGCGGGACTACCCGATGGCGTCCTCAACGTCGTCAACGGCTACGGCCATTTGGTTGGCGCGGAACTCAGCCGGCATCCGGACATCGCCAAGGTGACCTTCACCGGCTCGACGACGACCGGTCGGGAGATCCTGCGCAGTGCGGCGGAAAGCTTCAAGCGCGTGACGCTCGAACTCGGCGGCAAAGGCCCTCAGATCCTGCTGGATGACGCGGATCTCGACCGCGCGATCCCGCATATTCTGGCATCTGCCTTCCGCAACAGCGGACAGGCCTGCATCGCCGGAACCCGGCTGCTCGTCTCAAGGCAGAGCCATGCGGAAGTGATGTCGCGCCTTGCGCAAGCCGTTTCCGCGTTGCGCACCGGCCCTTCGAGCGATCCGGCTTCCGATATCGGCCCGATGGTGAGCGCTCGCCATTGGGAACGCGTTCAGTCTTACATCCGTCTCGGGCAGGAGGAAGGCGCAACGCTTCTGGTCGGCGGCGAAGGTCGACCGGATGGCTTGGACCGGGGCTGGTTCGTTCGCCCGACCGTCTTTTCCAACGTGGCCAATGACATGCGGATTGCGCGCGAAGAAGTCTTCGGCCCGGTGCTCAGCGTTCTTTCCTACGACACGGAAGCAGAAGCGATCGCCATTGCCAATGATAGCGAATACGGGCTGCAGTCCTATGTCCTTGGAACCGATGCCGAACGGATGCGCGGTGTCGCCCGTCGGTTGGAGACAGGCCGCGTCGTCATCAATGAAGCTCCGGCCGGCACACAGGCGCCCTTCGGTGGTTTCAAGCACTCGGGCA